The following are from one region of the Candidatus Obscuribacterales bacterium genome:
- a CDS encoding MoxR family ATPase: protein MSDPQPPTPNPNLFCPIFTGSGEPNPDALDNLPPPPTWRQADRRQEERGKTFQAEPNEIELVNAALYLRRPLLVTGKPGSGKTSLAYAIARELDLGEVLYWPVTTRTTLKDGLYLYDAIARLQDASKQEPNEDKRFENIGRYIRLGPLGTALLPSKKPRILIVDEIDKSDIDLPNDLLYVFEEGRFEIPELVRIED, encoded by the coding sequence ATGAGCGATCCACAACCTCCAACCCCCAATCCAAACCTTTTCTGCCCTATTTTCACCGGCAGCGGTGAGCCCAATCCCGACGCATTGGACAATCTACCACCACCGCCCACCTGGCGACAGGCCGATCGCCGCCAAGAAGAACGGGGCAAGACCTTCCAAGCCGAGCCCAATGAAATTGAATTGGTGAATGCAGCTCTCTACCTACGGCGGCCGCTGCTGGTAACGGGGAAGCCGGGTAGCGGTAAAACATCCCTCGCCTACGCGATCGCCCGTGAGCTAGATCTAGGCGAAGTCTTGTACTGGCCCGTTACCACACGAACCACTCTTAAGGATGGTCTATATCTTTATGATGCGATCGCTCGTTTGCAGGATGCCAGCAAGCAAGAGCCAAATGAGGATAAGCGCTTTGAGAACATCGGTCGATATATCCGCTTGGGGCCCTTGGGGACTGCCCTACTGCCGTCGAAGAAGCCGAGAATCTTGATTGTGGATGAGATTGACAAGAGCGACATCGACCTACCCAATGATCTGCTCTACGTCTTTGAGGAAGGCCGCTTCGAGATTCCGGAATTGGTGCGCATTGAAGATA